A part of Salmo trutta chromosome 15, fSalTru1.1, whole genome shotgun sequence genomic DNA contains:
- the gpr83 gene encoding probable G-protein coupled receptor 83 codes for MSKGTSEVPHCKYEAASQNSTTKTLLIIAYSVIIIISLFGNIVVCHVVIKNKKMHSVTSLFIINLAVADLMITLLNTPFTLARFVNSTWVFGKTMCHVSRFTQYCSVHVSVLTLVAIALDRHQIVMHPMRQRISMFRGMIGIVVIWVMASCFSLPHAIYQKLLWFDFGKVRMVCLPSFPQPSDVFWKYLDLATFFLLYLLPLSIISIAYIIVAKKLWMRNAIGDVTLAQYVAHRQRKKMTLKMLMLVVAVFAICWFPLNCYVILVSSQAINTNNAIYFTFHWFAMSSTCYNPFIYCWLNGSFRTELKSLSCPDQMEENLSRQTLWELEANLFSMGNNT; via the exons ATGAGCAAGGGTACGAG TGAAGTTCCTCATTGCAAATATGAGGCAGCGTCACAGAATTCAACAACCAAGACTTTACTCATTATAGCTTATTCAGTCATTATCATAATTTCACTTTTTGGGAATATTGTGGTTTGCCACGTTGTGATAAAGAACAAGAAGATGCATTCTGTCACAAGTTTGTTTATTATAAATTTGGCGGTTGCTGATTTAATGATTACTCTACTCAACACTCCTTTTACTCTG GCCAGATTTGTAAACAGCACCTGGGTCTTTGGGAAGACCATGTGCCATGTCAGCCGATTCACACAGTACTGCTCTGTTCATGTGTCAGTGCTGACCCTAGTGGCCATTGCCCTAGACAGACATCAA ATAGTCATGCATCCGATGAGGCAGCGGATATCAATGTTTCGTGGCATGATTGGTATAGTTGTGATTTGGGTGATGGCCTCGTGTTTCTCTCTACCTCATGCCATTTATCAGAAGCTGCTGTGGTTTGACTTTGG AAAAGTTCGAATGGTGTGTCTGCCCAGCTTTCCACAGCCGTCAGATGTGTTTTGGAAGTACTTGGACCTGGCCACGTTTTTCCTCCTCTACTTGTTGCCACTTTCTATCATCTCCATAGCTTACATTATCGTTGCTAAGAAGCTATGGATGCGTAATGCTATAGGGGATGTGACTCTGGCGCAATATGTCGCCCACAGACAAAGGAAGAAGATGACTCTGAAGATGCTGATGTTGGTGGTGGCTGTTTTTGCTATTTGCTGGTTCCCTTTAAACTGTTATGTGATTTTGGTGTCCAGCCAGGCCATTAACACTAACAATGCTATCTACTTCACCTTCCATTGGTTTGCCATGAGTAGCACCTGTTACAATCCTTTTATCTACTGCTGGCTGAACGGAAGCTTCAGGACGGAGCTCAAgtccctgtcatgccctgaccag